The following are encoded together in the Zingiber officinale cultivar Zhangliang chromosome 8A, Zo_v1.1, whole genome shotgun sequence genome:
- the LOC122010458 gene encoding tropinone reductase homolog At5g06060-like translates to MEKWSLLGSTALVTGGTKGIGRGIVEELGQLGAVVHTCSRTQSDLDKSLQQWHAAGLKVSGSVCDVSSPANRAKLIEEVKSAFDGKLNILVCNAGTGVLKPAVEQTAEDYKLVMNVNLESGFYLCQLAHPLLKASGNGSIVFISSVGGFMAIDGLSVYGATKGAINQLTRSLACEWPRDNIRTNCVAPGTIKTPLIEHALQDETFEAMETRRIPAGRLGEPEDVAPLVAFLCMPGARYINGQVICADGGRTANGNF, encoded by the exons ATGGAGAAGTGGTCTCTTCTCGGGTCAACTGCGCTGGTCACTGGCGGCACGAAAGGAATCGG GCGCGGAATCGTGGAAGAATTAGGGCAACTCGGAGCCGTCGTCCACACCTGCTCCCGCACCCAATCCGACCTCGACAAGTCCCTCCAGCAATGGCACGCTGCCGGCTTAAAGGTCTCCGGATCCGTCTGCGACGTCTCCTCGCCGGCCAACAGGGCGAAGCTGATCGAGGAAGTCAAATCCGCCTTCGACGGAAAGCTCAATATTCTT GTTTGTAATGCCGGAACAGGAGTATTGAAGCCGGCGGTGGAGCAGACTGCGGAGGACTACAAGCTCGTGATGAACGTTAACTTGGAATCCGGCTTCTACCTCTGCCAGCTCGCGCACCCGCTTCTGAAGGCGTCGGGAAACGGCAGCATCGTCTTCATCTCTTCCGTCGGCGGATTCATGGCCATCGACGGCTTGTCCGTGTACGGTGCTACCAAAGGAGCGATTAATCAGCTCACCAGGAGCCTCGCCTGCGAGTGGCCGCGAGATAACATCCGCACCAACTGCGTCGCCCCTGGAACCATCAAAACCCCCTTGATCGAACAC GCGCTGCAGGATGAGACGTTCGAGGCGATGGAGACACGTCGCATTCCGGCAGGGCGGCTCGGGGAGCCAGAGGATGTGGCGCCGCTGGTAGCGTTCCTCTGCATGCCTGGCGCGCGCTACATCAATGGGCAAGTCATCTGTGCGGATGGAGGACGAACTGCGAACGGCAACTTTTGA